GGAAGCCGCCGTCCACACGCTTCCAACGATGCCCGCGAGACCTACAACCCCGGTCGCCACCGGAGACAACCATTCCCATGCCACCGGCCTATGGTGTCGCGTGGTGGCAAGGCGTCGCCGCGGCGACACGTATGCGACACGGCCAGCGAGATCGAGTGGGTTAGACCGAGACTGAGCGGGACTCACGAAAGAGGCCCCTGGCCAGCGTTCGCGCTGGTCAGGGGCCCTCTTTGTGCACCTTCTGGCGGATAGGGGATTCGAACCTCTGAAGCTTCGCGACGGATTTACAGGGAGCACTCGACCTTGACTGGGCGGATGCCGTCTACCAGGCTCTCTGTCGATCTTCTAGCCCGGTGGGCCAGTGTTCCCTCATGCTCCCACGGGTGGCTCCTACCGAGCTGCTACACCGCGAACCTTGAACCGCAGACGAGACAGTGGTACGGGCCACTGCCATCGGGCACCTTGATCGGCTCGTAGGCGTGACAGGGCGAGGTGATGATGTGCATGTCATCGAGCTCGACCAGTGCCACAGGGACGTTTGGTGTGTCACCTTCGGCCTTGAAGGAGATGTACTTGGATCTCCTGAAGGTCTGTTCCAGCTCGTCCTGTAGGGACCGCATGATCGCTGGGCTCGCCGAGCCGTGGATGAAGTCGAGTTGTTCGTGAGTCCACCAGGAGTCGTGGTCCGCGGGTACACCGCAGTGGGGGCAGAAATACGACGGCGGTGGCCCGTGGCCCTCAGCCTCCTCGTTGGCCGGTCCGTTGTGCCACTTAAACTGCTGCTCGCAGTGAGGACACTCACGGCGAAGGAAACCATCGACATCGAGTGGAAGTTGTATCGAAATATCCATTTTCTACTCGCTTAGAAATAGCTCTTCATCGATGGCAATGCCATCGACAGTCTTGCCGATGACATTGATAGTGAAGTACGACGTGGACCTACTGCCCATGGTGCGGGGCATGCGCCTCACGCGTACGGACTTGCCTCCAGGAAGCTTCGGTACGGGAAACTCGCTACTCTCCTTATGAAGGAGAATGTCAGCGTCGGCACTCACGTCAAGATCGTAAACATCGCCGGGGCCATGATTTGTGATTTCGATGGCACCGAATTTTCTACTACCGTTATCGATGACCCTGGCGTCGAGACGGGGTGCAGTCGGAGCGCTGGACGACGGCAACTTCCTTCCTAAGGGAAGCCCTTTTCCGGGCGCTGCGGGCGGCTCCAATTCTCCGGCCTCGTGCCAGTCTCGTCCGGAGATGTCCACTGTGCATCCAGCAGTCCGCAGCCGTTCTGCAAGATCTTGGCGTCTTGACACGGTGTTGTTGAGCCGAACAACATGCCGTCCATGAATGTCACTGAATACGCGAACTTGGCCGAGTTCCACGATAATTGTGCGTTCCGGGGCGCGCCCCATCGCCATGCCAGCCTCGAAGAGAACGTTTGGGCGCGGCTGACCTTTCGGCTCAGTGTCCGGGTCGCCGTCGTAGGTCAAGCTCGGATGCAGATAGGCAATATCGTCAGGCGTTTCAAGCACAACTACCGCCTGAGCCGCACCAAAGGCCGCATCCAGGACCTCTCCGATATAAGGCGAACCCTTGCCCGTCAGTTCAAGTGCCTGAGACCACTCGATTGGAGTGAGTCCGATTGACCGCAAGAAGGCAAACAGGGCTTTTCGGGCAGATTCGTTCCTGCCATGGATGACGAAAACCTTCCGAGCATCAGGAACGCTGACATCGGTCATGAAAACTTTCCTTCTGTGGGTCGATAGTCATCAACAAGCTACAGCAGGGCTACGTCAATACTGGACACTTCGCAATGCCACAGAAGGCTATGAATTCTTCTGGCTTGTTTCAGTACGCTTCGGGAGCACTTGTCATCGTTTACCCTGTTTATGAGTTGTCGAGAGCACCGCCGACGCGTCATTGATTCCGGCGTCGCGCCATCGATGCAGTTCGTGTAGACGCAGAGCAGGACCGCGACGCTGCTGCCCGAGTCGCCGGGCGACCTCGGTTGCCGGGACGCCGGCGTTGAGCCAGAGCGAGTCGGCGGTGAGCCGCATGTCGTCCAGCCGCTCTGCCGCACAGAGCGCTTCCTCTACGCCTTCGTAAGTTCCCTGGTCGCCGGAGGAGCCGAGCCAGCGCGGCACCTCCAGGGGCCACGCTGCTGGCAAGCTGCGCCGACATCTCGGCGTCAAGTCTCCGGAGTATGTCGACCAGCTCAGCCGCGATCTGCGGCGCGGCATAGCCCGCGAAGACGCTGCACGCTGGTCTGTGACCCGTCGCGGTCCCGGTGGCCGCTACGTCCCCGACCGCCGGCCAGCCGATCCCGAACAACACCTACGGGAAAGCGTGGCGCGACGCGCGGGCAATGGTCCTCACCCCGGTCCAGCAGCGCTCCCCGCTGGCACGCCGGCCGTACGACCTACGGCACGCCGCTGTGTCGCTCTGGCTC
The nucleotide sequence above comes from Plantactinospora soyae. Encoded proteins:
- a CDS encoding TIR domain-containing protein translates to MTDVSVPDARKVFVIHGRNESARKALFAFLRSIGLTPIEWSQALELTGKGSPYIGEVLDAAFGAAQAVVVLETPDDIAYLHPSLTYDGDPDTEPKGQPRPNVLFEAGMAMGRAPERTIIVELGQVRVFSDIHGRHVVRLNNTVSRRQDLAERLRTAGCTVDISGRDWHEAGELEPPAAPGKGLPLGRKLPSSSAPTAPRLDARVIDNGSRKFGAIEITNHGPGDVYDLDVSADADILLHKESSEFPVPKLPGGKSVRVRRMPRTMGSRSTSYFTINVIGKTVDGIAIDEELFLSE